GCTAACAATTTATAGATGGACCTATTCTGATTCCTGAATACATCAAACTTGAAGCAATATCAAACAAGGCAGAGCAATGAGAGCATGCATACCAGGGAGGAATGCTAAAGGGCGGCCTCTGTTGATTCTGTCTGAAGAAATCATCTTCGTTAACTGAGTTATACAAATTTGAATGCAGGATACTTTTTTCTATCTAGTGCAGGTAGCTCCTAGATTGCCTGATAGGAGAGATCATATCATCCTTTGGATTAATTCACAGGCCACTCCTATAATTTGCAGTAAAACGACAGTGAACAATTTTctgcaaacaaaaaaaatcaagttatAATGTAACCTAGGCATGGTTATATTACCCTCTTTTACAGTATACCCTGTTGCTAAACCTTATAACCTCTTTGCACCTTTTCCTATGGAAGGATTTGGCCTGACAGTCCATCTTTCAAACCCAAAGGGGGTGTAATGTTGGAAGTTCTTACATGGATTCTAGATTTTAGATCTCTAACAAGTGAAAACCACCATGCAATGGACAAGACTTCACGTCTAAAGGCATGGTTTCGGTGTAGTTTATTTCGGAACATTACTTCAAGCAACAAACAGCCAACATATTTTTCTTAAGATTCCTATTGGCTACCTGTGTAGTTGACATAATTTGATGGGTAAAGGCCTTATTTTGGTTTAAGTTTCGTTTGGCAGGAGAAGGTAAGGGCTAGGAAAGCTAAGAAAGTAATCTCTTTGTGGGACAATTTTGCACTAGACAGTACATCGGGGTGGGAATTTTTTACCTCATGTACTAGATAAATCATTGTACTGCCAAGGGTTGAACTCCTTGGTCTTCACATCTTCTAGCTCATCAATGTCGGAACTATCTATAGCTTCCCGGTGTTCAGTGTATTTACCATTGTACTGGTAAATCTCTATATCACCCCAGGGGGTAGTTGCAACATCTTCATTTAAATCAAACCATCGTGGAGTAAACTTGTCACCCTTGGCTTCTCGATTTCTCTTTTCTGCTCTCTGCCTCTCCTCCAAACTGAAACAGAAATAATCAACCCCTTTTAGGTTCAACGACATTATTAACAGCTCTCTGCCTCTCCTCCAAACTGAACCAGAAAAAAATCAACCCCTTTAGGTACAACGACATTATTAACAGCACAAAATTCATTGTTCTGCAGAACAGGTTTTGGCTGTTTAAAGGGACAAGTGCTTGTCCACCagcattttattttttttctttgtattAGGTTGTGTAGTACGGTAAGGAATTCATGTAAATCCTACAAATCTCTCATTCATGCGCGTTGTTCATGCCATGAGATGCCATTAACAAGAGTAAATCCTTAATATAAGTGATTTATCACATGCTCAAATGGTCTTAGTCCCCACAAAACTAGTTCTCTTCATCAAATCAATATGGCAACATGGTATgaatataaacagaagacaaTTGAATGTTGTTTGAATGTAGTATCATCAAAAGGCAACATAGTACTGCTTCCTTGCAAGAAATGAACATTGGACAGGTGTAAGTGTGTAACCAAAAGAAGCAGCACAGGATCAGTCCGAATGCTACTCTCGGAGACCAGCCAAGATGGAACATAGGATAAAATAGAAACTGATATTTTCAACCTACAAGCTACTGGAAGCATCCAAATTCAGAAACTTCCACAAACAACCAGAATACGTATTATGATCATGATTAAATGGCGAAACTCCAAAGTACTAGTTGACACATCTCAGGAAAATTAGCACTCTTTCCACATTGTAATGAATTTCACACTTGGGTCGGGGACGGAGAACAAGAATAGTTGTTACATGTAGATTAAATTTTTTGAATAGACGGAGAAAAGAAGGGAAAGTAAGAGAGACTAGGTaaagtaaaaattaaattatttacttAAACTTGAAAAGGAAGTGTGGAGTTAATCTCAGAACAACTACAAATGGTAAGTGTAAAATTTCTTATGCGACAGAGTGACTAGAAGAATATCCCATAAAAATGATCAGGCTCTTGTCATTATTGCATTTGAAACATAATGACATGCCCATCGGCTAGCATTCACTTGGGTAACTCATTTCATGAAGATAACAGCCTAAAAAAGCACAGATACAACTATAGACAAACCTGCTTTTTTCAGCACCAGACTTGGACAAATCACCCATCTCAAGAGCAAATCTATCAGGTCGTAAACGTGAATCTGATGCCAATAACATCTTGGGTGATGTGTCAAAACTATTTATCTTGTGGGCAAAGTATGTATATTGATATTTGTCATTTTTTGGAACATCTGCAAGATGCCAGACCTGCGAAGTATACATATTCAACGCCATGAGGAATGTCTGACCGAAATCAACCTCAGAACTGGGCTTGAAAGTTAGATAAACGCACCTAGTCTATTAATTCAGAGACATTAGTATCAACTATCATGCAATGTACCAGAATCTGTTCAGTGAGAGTTAATTAAGCTTCGTATATTTTGTTCTTCCATCGCATAGACTATTATTAGAATCATCCAGTAAGTTATAcctatgttactcggactcgGGTACCGATGTTGGAAAACGGTATGTGTCCAAGTATCCGACTCGGCTATTTTGTGGAAAAAATTCATgattttggtccaaaatgaagcATCCAGTGTCCATATCATCCGAGTGTAGAGGATCCGACACGGgtacttgaggtaaaatgaagagtcaAGTAACATAGAGTTATACTCACATTTGCATACAAATGACAAGAAGATACTAATTGAAAAAAAAGTGTGTTTATGCCAGGCAAGGAGAGGAAACTTCAGAGCTGACACATCTAAACAAGAAAAAAGCTCAAAAATAAGCCAGTCAGCAAGTCTGATACGGAGTACCATGCAACCTTAAGCTCTAAGATTCTCAGTTCTACTGAATGCTTCTAGAGTTCTGGCAGGAGCAAGCCACCATATAAATAGGAGTTGGAAAAAAAAGAATCTCTTAAATAAGTACCTCTTTCAGTTCTGTGCCAGGTTGAGGTTCCCCTTCCACATCACATGGTTGACAGCTCATTGACTCATTCCATTTACCGGTCATCAATATTTTAGGCTCCTCATTGGCGTCATATACATAACCATCCACTTCATACCGACCAGCCCTACAAGGAAACACAAGCTTAAAATAGCCCATAATAGaccaggggggggggggggggggggggggggggggggggggggactgaACTTTAGCTtcaaaaagagaaaaaggagaACAAGGCCAATAAAACAGTCTTGAAGCCTGAAGGACTCGAATATAGAGTTGTCAGTTCTGTGATACATACAAAAAAGGCAACACTGGATAGTCTAGATATACCATGAAAAATACTCATCTAAACCAAAATAGCAAAGAGTTCAAGAATATTAAGCTTAAAATTAAAGAAGAAATAGGAAAAGCAAGTAACAGGAACACTATCGAAGAGCTAGCATGTGGTACTGACAGTTCGGACTCTGGAAACACATGCAACATGAAAAGACTGGATATTCCATGTCAAGACTCCGGACTGCAATGGGCCAAATGTCTTACTAAACTGTCTTCTACTTATTGTACGCTGAGAAATAGCAGGCTTTCAAACATTCTAATACGGTTCTCATCAGAGACACTGGGGTAATGGTACTATTACTACTATATgtcaagaaaaaaaatcaagtagcAGAAAATCCTTAGTGGCGTCATTATCTGAAAAACAAATCTTGCGATCAAAGGACTCAAAGATCACTACATACCCAAACCAACCACAAGGTTGAAAATACAGCACAACTTTATCTCCGGTAGTTAAATTGGTTAGTATCATCTCGCCTGGTGAATCTACCCATGTCCGACCAAAGATCAGGTTATGAACTTTTGAAGAAGGGGGGACCAAATCCAACACTACACCACTTCTTTTAAGAGTGACACGAGTCCTGCATCCAACAGAACCATGATTAAACAATAGAAGAACTAAAAGGAAAAAAGTGAAAACAAAAACATTTTAAGTTAGCTACTTCACCACTATTCACTATCCAGCACATCATAAGTTCACGTGACAATAAAAGTATCAAGGATTCAAGATACATATAAAAAAATTCTAACCATTAACTAACAGTGATGTCATAGAATCCCCTTTGGATGGAGGTAGAACACAAAATGAGAGCCTTGGATCCAATTTGTGTTACATCTAAAATCAAAAAACTTGTAGCTCAGACCAGAGGGCTGCACAGCCACCGTGTAAATTAGCACAGCCCATTCTTTAGAAGATAGGAAACAAATGCCCACAGTCCCAGAATGACGCGGGAAGCTAGCAACGTCACTGCCATACTGAGCCAGCACAACCATTACTTGCCCCATGATGCCCTTGTGCTGAGCTTTCATCTAGCATTCCAATAGATTTCTCTTGATTAGCCTCTTTAGCGGTACAGATATGATGCTACAGCGTTATGAGCCTCCGTTAAAAAAGGAAGTTAAACAGTTTGTTGGTGATAAGTGACTCCATTTTTCTTTTGTGGATTAAGAACCTTCTCTTCTGACTTGTTGCCTCATAAGTCAAAGCTAGCTTTAGGGGGAACATAAATCCAAGCTCATTGCTAATTTATTGGAGTAAAATttgcttaatttttttaaaagctTTTAGCCTTTCTGAATGCGATTTTCTACCCCTAAATTTCCGataaaatgtaacaaacaacccagaaatcttttttttttttaggagaTTTTGGCTTAAATAATCAGAAACCCTTTAAGGGGCCATATGCAACAACTTTTGGTATCCAAGCCAACGACAGGGATTTCATTAAAGCTAGAGCAAGTTTTGCGTAAGACCGTCATATACTTAAAAGACAACTGGCATCACTTAACTACTAACCAGAAAATCATAACTATTTGACAATAAGAATGTAACTTTTTAATTATAAACTATAGCTATTTGATCATAAAGTGTAACTTTAGTCTTATACTCGTAAGATTGTCTTAttaaaagttaataattaaaGCTAACACCTTTAGGCGAGTATCTTAGTGAACTTCCCAAATATTTTATGTCATCCCTCTCTCTCCACCTCAGCATACTACTTCACTCCCTCCCTTAATAGCACCTCTCATTTTTGTCCTGCAAACTTAATACAGTAACTTATTCTGCTTATCTCCACTCTTGCGTTCAGTTTCTCAAAATCCTCTATCCATAAATCTAAAATTCACCCCTAACCTTCAACCAAAGaagaaataaaatttatttcacAACAAACCAACTCCAACTGCCAAAGGAACATGTCAATGAAGACAATTAGTTTCAACATGTCTTCCAAGTCTTGGTCGGAATTTATTTGGACACACAGAACCATAGGTGGAGTGGAATACCTACCACCAAAAGAAAGACTCGAGGAAGATGGCAAAGCTTTTGAAGATGAAAGGAAGATTCCAAGGACACAGTGGAAGTTCAATCAAGATGATGAGCAGGATACACAGACAGAGCTTCTAAATTTGGAAGGTAACTTGGACCCTATTGAATCCTCCGGCTGCTTTTGGAagataaaaagtaaataaaatctTTGATAGAAAAGATTATGTGGTTCTTTGAAGTTCATTTCTAGACCCTTAAAATATAGTCTGTCAAAGAAATTATCAAATGTGGCTAAGAGCAAGAATGCCATTCAATTTTCATCTAAAGGTGACAAGCAAAAGTCTAAAGAAAGCAGTACACTGTACAGTGTGGGGAGTTCTAGGCACTTTGTCAATCCACCATGAACATTCAAACGTGCATAATGGAAAGGTAACGCAAGTATGCAACACCAAAAGGCTTGGATATTTTACATAACATACATTAAGGGAAAGCctgacacaaaaaaaaaagaatcaatACCTATCAGGGAATCAAGAAGCACCACAAACACAATTTTAATCCTCACCTTCCAACGGGATAGATATCAAGAGAATTGCCTAAAAATTTTGTCTTCACCTTTGATGTCACATCATATGTAAAATGCTCATTTTCACAATGTCCAGCACTCATAGGAGGATGATGACTCACCTAAAATATACAGAAAATGCAAACCATCAGCACTATGAAATTGAATGCAAGAAAAGAGGACACATAGTAAAATTGCCAAACTAAAGTAGAAAGAGAAAAATTTGTCCAGGTTCATGTCAAAGCCCTGCTCCAAAACAAGCTACAATCATGTATTCTGTTATAAGGAAGTTTAAAGACAGACTGACGGACCTGCTCTGAAAGAAAAGTAATCCCATTATGGTTAACCATTTCATAGGTTTCACCAAGAATGGGATTAAAAGGCTTCCAGGTGCGCTGAAAAGCATAGTAGACAGATATTGCCCAAGATGCTGCAAAGTGCAAACCAAGACATGAATAGTTTTCAAATCAAACGGTACAGGAATTTGCCTCGGATTCAATAAGAAAGTCTGCTCACCAGCATAAACCAATCGCATATAAGGATCTTCACATTCATCAGCCTGATCTAACAGGTTGCTGTACTCCATTAACTATAACAGCCATACACCAGTTCCCGTGTTAAAGCCCGTCACTACATCTACACGTAATTAAAGCACAAACATAACTGCACATGCATCAATGAACAACAACAGACAGCACAAACCTCTGCCATTTTCTGCAGCATAGTCATAGGCTCAAATATTATAACTGGCAGGGTTACCATTGATGTAACATCAGAACCAATGTACTTCTGCATCATTTTCCAGTAGCTATCTCTCTCCTGTAAATATGGAAGGTCGGCAAAAAGGGGAACatgaaataacatgtaaaatTGTAAATAGTGATTTAAATTATCAGCACTGAAAGCCAAATCTAAATCTTTCCTACAGTGCACAGACTCCAATGATTCTTTGAGATTAAGTATTCCAGTGTTTCAAATGGTGAAGGTCAGCTTTAACTAAGAAAATtccaaaaaaccaaaaaaaatcatatgGAGTACTCAACTACTCAAAACCTGGAGACATCGAAAAGATGTACATTGTTCTGTAAGGGTTGGTAAGACAGTAACTATATGCAGCAACTGAAATGCATAAATGTAAGGTaggtatatataaaaaaaagggggaaaaaaaaaaaaaagactaatATGAAATTCAATTATCTCGAGATTTAAGGAAGAACAGCACGACAAACAAACAATCTCATCTTACTGAAGTACAAACATCAAACATCAAACACAACACCATGAGAGATTCTATAGGTACACCAAGGCTATTTTCTGTTCATTTGAAGTTCTCCCATTCCTCAAGCTTAGGTGCACTTGGGTCCCTGGGTGTATAATGGAAATAGCAACGGCAACAGCAATGGCATGGATAAAAAGTCAAATTCAGGAGAAATCAATAACTCAATTCAGCAGAAATACACACCTCTTGTTTCCACCTACCTCTCTGTGCTTCTTCCTCAGCATCATCTTTACCTCCCTCAGGATTAACCACTTCCAGATTTTCATAACCTATAAACCTAGAGATCACATAATAATTAGAaactaaaatcatcaaaaatttGAGCATGGTCAATCATAAATAGAGATACTGGAATTATTCACAAAATTCAATTACGAGAATCAGCATATAACTATATAATACTAAACTCAGCTTCCTGCTTCCAACAACATTGAAAACATGGAGAATTCAACAAATTTCAGAATCAAAAGTAATAAATTTTCTATCAGTGCCACTTAATTACTTAAATAAGCGTCAAATTACAGAAGCACAGAGTCATAAATGcgaaaagaagaaagaaaagtaCCCATTGACAGATCTATGCATGGCGTTACTGAACATGGATAAGCTGGAAGACATTGAAGCGAAAAAGCCCTTGTTTTCCATCTTCTTCTTTGGGCTCGGCATGTTGAAATTAGTGATCAGATTAAGATTCAAATTGGAACCCTGACTTATGATAATCGATTAATTCGAAGCACATGAATCAGAATAGAGAGGACGCCATTGCTAGAAGATGACTCTGGAGAAGGATGAGGGTATCATGGTAGGAGGAAGTCTTTGTCACGagtgacttgtgtccatattggacacaagtgagtaccaatacagaatTTGGAATACCAATACAGAATATATTAGTACCAATACAAATTATGTGAATACCAATAATAACACATATGACTTATATTGGTGGTATTTCTAAGCAATTTTGCATTTTGATACTGACATATTATGTGTTGGTACTCAAGATGATTGTATTTGGATCACTTGTGTCCATGTCACTTGAGGTTTAGAAACCCTCATCATGCTAGTGCCATAACTCATAAGCAGGCAATATCTGGGTTTTGTTTATCCCGTATCATTTCTTATTTTAGAAAAGGTTTATACACTTACCTTTTTCAAACCTAAATTAAACTAGTTGAGGTAATAAATTATTTGGTTGAAATACACAAATAATTATTCTAATATAatctatattatatattaaaaggcgtttctaAAGAAGTTTATGTGATACGTGGCACTCTGCTTACCTCGTGTTTAAACAATAAAGTCTTTACCACTAAGACACGACATGTTCCATGTTATCAttgcgaaaataaaaataaataaatgtaaaTGTTATTAACGTAGTAACCCGAGGCATCGCCCGGACCCAAATACTAGTTTAGTATACAAAAAGCATGATTTACCATTTTCAAGTAAATgttttcctaaaactacaatTTGTCATATCTATATCATTACACACCTCAGCTAGTGTGAGAATATATCAATATATGTTTTGAGGTCTTAGTCTTTGAGAatagatttttaaaaaaaatatcaggGCAGACGAAGCAATAGTTAAGTGAAATGAAAACAATACAACCGATATTGGTTTCAAACCGTCCAAAGAGAAATAAACCTCTAATCTTTAGGCATGCAATAAAAGAGTAACTGGCGATGCACATTAATAAAGCAAGGCACAATTTTCTTATCGTAAACATGCTTAAAGGCCACTCTTCTTCTAGGTCATGAAACTTGACACGCCATATGTCTCTAAGCTTTAGAATGTGCTATAGATGGTCGATTCAGATTGAACTCAACCTATAATACAAAAATGAACAACCCCCAACAAAACTAAATAAATTGGAGATGAGAATTTGCAATATGCCACAATTGACGGTGTATCATATTACTTTCTTAAGTTAGCTTACACTCTTACAAGCAGTTGGCACTACTAATTGAGTTAATGAGTTCAATATAGTTTTAATTCACTTCTGCATATTGCTTTTCATGATTAACATATGAACAATCATACAAAAGAATTTAAACTAATGTTAACTAAAATAACTAACACAAGACAAACTTGAGTCCATATCCATAAAATGTAGTAACTTAAAGGCGCTGAAGCTGAAGTCTGCACAGAATTAGCTTTTTGTTAGCCGGTAGTGAGCATTTTAGTTTGACCAATATATCAGCAATACCCTTCCATATAAATTGTGGAGGAATATAGAATTGATAGACAAAGAACGAACGAAATTTACACTATTTCCTGCGAGGAATCATCACTTTTAACCTAAATGATCCTATTTTCTTTCTTGATTAGAGTAGATGTAGTGAACTCGGCATCATCACAACAAAGCTCTACATGATACAAGTGAGAGATACATAAATGGATTGCCACAAGCACATGTCTCGATTAAACCTTGAAAGGATGAAATTTGATTATCTCCGGAAGTAACACTAGGTCGCCCCCGACTACCACCATCCACAGCTTCCAGCACGATGGCCGGTGGAAATGAACGACCCACATTACCCATAAAGGAGTTGGGTTATACTGCATACTGCCATAATTAGGCCTGTAAAAAATTTAATTGCATTACATTTTACATCACTGAAGATACACAGACATGAAGGTATGAAATTGCATTACATTTTACATTACCGGACTCCATCACCCCACCCTTTAACAaacacaccccccccccccccaaaaaaaaaaaaaaaaccccaacacacacaaaatataaaaaataggaATAACATAATATCGTTTTATACAATCAGACACCAGTTCCAGTCGCATAAAATATAATCAAAGGAACATGACATGATAAAAGGAATAGAACACATGAGCAATGGAAGTCGAGGGCATTGAATATATATGTTTTGAAATATCACAAAGGAAAACACCGAAGATTTAACAGGAACACggaacaagaatgtcaaagaaACGAAACTACAGTTTTAGCACATTTGGGTAATGTAAAGCTTCATTTCAGAACTTACAATAACAAATCACTTGGTATTGAGGAGGAGATGTTTCAAAACATCATGAAGAAATCCATAACCCCACCCTCATCAAAAAGGAAGAAATTGAAATTATTACTATCATTCAATTCCATACAAATGAGGCATGAATGAAGTGTGAAATGTTGAAATCCAAGCATACTCTTCATTCTGGCTGTGAACAACTATCGTAGGAAACAATTGACTCTTTACGTCTTTCTACACCGTTCCCGCTATGATCCCATTTTTGCTGAAAATCCAATGTTGTAAAGATCCATGAGCAACAGATACttaaaaaactgaaaacaacaacaaagaagTTAGGAACTAACACCAAACAAAAAATATTAACAAACAGGCATGATATATTtgcttacaagttacaacttCAATTAATAAAACAACTTGAAACTTATTAATTAAAGATGGAAATTCTAATTTCATTCTAATGTTGTAATATTTGGAAGTTGTCTTACGTAAAAAAGACTACTTGAGAAGTATAATTGATCCCTCCATCAACTATATCACCAGTAGTGAAAGTTGGGCCAAACGGTTCTCTTTTTGCATGACCACGATACAGTATTCCATCATCTCCAAGATAACCATAATTGTTAGCTTCCTACCGGCTTGTTCAATCGAAGTAAGGAAAACAAGAAATATGATACTGTTAAAGTAATCTCTTCCAATGACCTAAAAGGGAAGAGGGGAAAGAGGAGAAAGAGGGAGAGATTACAAATAGTCTTGCAAACTCAATAGGCAAAAACAAAAGCAAGTTCTAAATCCAAGTAACCTATAATTCTTGATATTTACGCTTTCTCCAAAAGTTCTTTTAAAGAAATCGCTATTTCAGCCAGGCCAACTTTCCCTAAGAAAACATTTTGATAGAAGAGGAATTAAGATCACAACCTCCTAACCTTTTCGAAAATGCAGATCTTTCAAAGTCTGGCATGTCACAGTTTGTTGGTTGCCACTTATAAGATTCATAACCAAAATCTGCGCTTTGTGTTGGTCTACAAGCCCACACATGCAATAGCCATTGATTACACTTAAATCCAGAATACAATGGTCGCTTGTTGTTCACAACCCATCTTCCCTTTGCATAATTACAATTTACAAACTGCCAAGGTGAAAACATAATGTCTCAGCATATCTGTACTTTGAGCAACGGGTATCTGGGGATTTATTTTATCTTCTATTTCTTCTTTGTTCCCAACATCAAATATATAATGTGCATGTTGTAGTTTATGTTGTTTCTTTTGTTTCTATGTTTACACGTGGAGGTTCTTAAACATGTTGTCTTCTGATTTGTTGAGATCACTAGAGGTGTGTGAAGCTACATCAAACGCATCTGAATCAAAAGCAATTAGCATACATCAGAACATCAAACAATGAATAAAGAAAAACACAACAACATCCTGTAAAATCACATGTACGACCAATTAAACCATTACCTTTGTAAGGATTACCAGTCTAAAGTGTTATGCCTGAAAAAGAACACATCATTTTGTTGTAACTAAGTTATGTAGTCTGTATAATATATACttcatttatatatatattcataaaATTCCAAACACAGTTATCCTATTCTTCGGTCTTTtatctaaaaatgaaaaaagaaaattaatgcCCAAGTCAAAGAATACTCCATTCCCTACGATGAGTATTTAGCAGAACCAACCAGCGCCTGTAGAACAAAATAGAAATTCTAAAAATTAATATAGAAGATGCACATGGATGGCACGAACCTGAAGGTAAATTGAGTGATCTTGGGATGATATTGTATTTGTGTAAACAAGTCTTCGCTCATAAGACCAAAGAAATATGGCCATATATATTACTTCCAGCAGAGTAAATGAGAAGTGTTTTCCTCGGGTTCTCTACAAACATCCTcccttcattttttttaaattcacaAACATCCTCACTCACGCCATCTTAGTGCATAACAATTGGGTAAGTTATTCTACACATTGTCTCTTTAAACTACACGTAAAGTAACCAAAGAATTAGATATGTAATTTACACAGTACATTGAGCCGAGAAAACGGAACATAAAATTAGCTGATAAGTATGAGATCATTTGGATCACAGGGTTCCCAATTGATAGCATGCATGTTATATTTCATGTGGTATCCTCTGAATGAGCGTATTTCCATATTTCCATATACAAAGAGCCGGAAACTTGATAAATACGAGAAATTATTATAAGATTAATTAAAGTTTGATTTTATGCACTTTGCTGCATCTATTTGCTTGCAGGGAATGATATTAAATTTCCTATACGTAAACCAAGCTACTGTCATCTCACTATATAGTATCCTAGTCAAGTAATGGTACTTGAACTTATATATAGCAACAGTAAAACCCAACATAGATCTTGTCCTAGATGGTAGTATGGTACTATGTATATGAGGTCTAAATTAAGAAGTCGAGATGTACACAACCTTACCTCTAACTAGTACAAACTATAACAAAAAAACAAGAGACACAACAACTTCTAATCCTAAGCAAAACTCAAAGAAGCAACTTTCATACAAATAATTAGTATTTATATTATTGCCACTTCCTATAATAAGCTTACTTAACAAATGAAATTATAAGACGAAAAAAGAAGCTGCGACAACAATAATCCAACTGAAAGAACTAATTATAGTCACCATCAACACATGTATCTTCATATCACAACTACTTCTGTTTCAAAAAGATCACCTGCCCCCTCAAATCCAAACTTCGTTATCGAATTGTTTAagctaaggccctgttctttttggcttaatttcaccTTCAGGACTTATTTTgcaattcaattcagttcagttcatgatcattcagttcagttcagtttagttcagttatgttaagtttaattcaattcaattcaacttaataataataataaagttattatttatttatttattattattagtattattatcattattattattatttatattattatattacttattatttatatttatattatattattattatatataactaattatttattattaattataatttactatttatcatttattattatttttagtaaGTAATTAtggattattagttattaattatttagttattaattaagtagtatgaattatgaattatgaatttgttattattaatatctatcatttattatgattatttagtaattaattacagattaatattatttattatatagttatttagtaattaattattaatattctttagttaataattaagatttttattattattttgtaattaagtagagattactaattattactaattattactaattaataattaataatttattataattatttattattta
This Spinacia oleracea cultivar Varoflay chromosome 6, BTI_SOV_V1, whole genome shotgun sequence DNA region includes the following protein-coding sequences:
- the LOC110802540 gene encoding oxysterol-binding protein-related protein 3C isoform X1: MPSPKKKMENKGFFASMSSSLSMFSNAMHRSVNGFIGYENLEVVNPEGGKDDAEEEAQRGRWKQEERDSYWKMMQKYIGSDVTSMVTLPVIIFEPMTMLQKMAELMEYSNLLDQADECEDPYMRLVYAASWAISVYYAFQRTWKPFNPILGETYEMVNHNGITFLSEQVSHHPPMSAGHCENEHFTYDVTSKVKTKFLGNSLDIYPVGRTRVTLKRSGVVLDLVPPSSKVHNLIFGRTWVDSPGEMILTNLTTGDKVVLYFQPCGWFGAGRYEVDGYVYDANEEPKILMTGKWNESMSCQPCDVEGEPQPGTELKEVWHLADVPKNDKYQYTYFAHKINSFDTSPKMLLASDSRLRPDRFALEMGDLSKSGAEKSSLEERQRAEKRNREAKGDKFTPRWFDLNEDVATTPWGDIEIYQYNGKYTEHREAIDSSDIDELEDVKTKEFNPWQYNDLSST
- the LOC110802540 gene encoding oxysterol-binding protein-related protein 3C isoform X4, encoding MPSPKKKMENKGFFASMSSSLSMFSNAMHRSVNGFIGYENLEVVNPEGGKDDAEEEAQRGRWKQEERDSYWKMMQKYIGSDVTSMVTLPVIIFEPMTMLQKMAELMEYSNLLDQADECEDPYMRLVYAASWAISVYYAFQRTWKPFNPILGETYEMVNHNGITFLSEQVSHHPPMSAGHCENEHFTYDVTSKVKTKFLGNSLDIYPVGRTRVTLKRSGVVLDLVPPSSKVHNLIFGRTWVDSPGEMILTNLTTGDKVVLYFQPCGWFGAGRYEVDGYVYDANEEPKILMTGKWNESMSCQPCDVEGEPQPGTELKEYPCRILYTRMIWTLDASFWTKIMNFFHKIAESDTWTHTVFQHRYPSPSNIDSGTLHDS
- the LOC110802540 gene encoding oxysterol-binding protein-related protein 3C isoform X2 produces the protein MKIWKWLILREVKMMLRKKHREERDSYWKMMQKYIGSDVTSMVTLPVIIFEPMTMLQKMAELMEYSNLLDQADECEDPYMRLVYAASWAISVYYAFQRTWKPFNPILGETYEMVNHNGITFLSEQVSHHPPMSAGHCENEHFTYDVTSKVKTKFLGNSLDIYPVGRTRVTLKRSGVVLDLVPPSSKVHNLIFGRTWVDSPGEMILTNLTTGDKVVLYFQPCGWFGAGRYEVDGYVYDANEEPKILMTGKWNESMSCQPCDVEGEPQPGTELKEVWHLADVPKNDKYQYTYFAHKINSFDTSPKMLLASDSRLRPDRFALEMGDLSKSGAEKSSLEERQRAEKRNREAKGDKFTPRWFDLNEDVATTPWGDIEIYQYNGKYTEHREAIDSSDIDELEDVKTKEFNPWQYNDLSST
- the LOC110802540 gene encoding oxysterol-binding protein-related protein 3C isoform X3, yielding MPSPKKKMENKGFFASMSSSLSMFSNAMHRSVNGFIGYENLEVVNPEGGKDDAEEEAQRGRWKQEERDSYWKMMQKYIGSDVTSMVTLPVIIFEPMTMLQKMAELMEYSNLLDQADECEDPYMRLVYAASWAISVYYAFQRTWKPFNPILGETYEMVNHNGITFLSEQVSHHPPMSAGHCENEHFTYDVTSKVKTKFLGNSLDIYPVGRTRVTLKRSGVVLDLVPPSSKVHNLIFGRTWVDSPGEMILTNLTTGDKVVLYFQPCGWFGAGRYEVDGYVYDANEEPKILMTGKWNESMSCQPCDVEGEPQPGTELKEVWHLADVPKNDKYQYTYFAHKINSFDTSPKMLLASDSRLRPDRFALEMGDLSKSGAEKSSLEERQRAVNNVVEPKRG